CAACAAGGTTCTGGGGTACCCGCCCGCATTTTCAATGCGTAGGCGGGTGAGGTTCTTATTGTGCAAACAACAAGGTTCTGGGGTACCCGCCCGCATTTTCAATGCGTAGGCGGGTCAGGTTCTTATAAAAAAATATAGGAAAAGAGAAAAAACTCCTTTCCTATATATGTTTTAAAAATCAGCTTCAACCTATTTGCTTTTTCCTTTTCTGCGGTCTGTGCCTTTTTCGACAGTCTAAAGCAAGAACGAAAAAATTTCGTTCTTGCTTTTTGATGTTAAGGCACTGTTACTTATTCTTCTCTTGTGCTATGTAATTTTTATAGAAATAATAGCTGTCTTTTGGAGTGCGTTCAAGGGTTTCGGGATCAACTCTTACCAAGCCGAATTTGGGCTCATATCCTTCTGCCCATTCGAAATTATCCAAAAGAGTCCAGTAAAAATAGCCGAAGATATTAAGACCGAGAGCGTTTGCTTTTTCAACTGCTTCGAGATGAAGCTTTAAGTATTCCACACGGTCATAGTCGTGAATAGAGCCGTCCTCAGAAACTGTATCTCTCCACGCAGAGCCGTTTTCGGCAAGTAAAAGAGGAAGGTCTGTAAATTCACGCAAAAGCTGTGCAAGGTGAATTATTCCGTCAGGAGTAACATTCCAATTAAGCATTGTTTTCTTATGAGGAGTATCCATAACTGTTTCATAATCCACAATGCCGTCTTTTTCGCTGCGGTATCTTAAGAATTGCTCCTGATAATAATTAAGAGCCACAAAATCCATTTTTTCGCCGATAATATCAAAATCTCCGTCTTTGATATAATCAAAAACATTGGGGATATGCGCATAAAGCTTTTTACCCTCTTCGGGATAACAGCCCTTGAAAAGAGGATATAAATACCAGCCGTTGAAGGCTTTATGTGCAAAATCGGAAGCACGCTTGTCCTCAGGAGAGTCGTTGTAAGGCATAAGATTTTGAGTGTTTAAAACCAAGCCTATAGGCTTTGAAAAACCAAGCTCGTGGTATTTTTTAATAGATAAGCCGTGGCACAATGCAACGTGATGCCATGCTCTTAAAAAGCTCTCTGTATTTTTGATACCGGGGGCAAAAACACCGCTGCCGTAACCGATTTCAGCAACACACATAGGTTCATTTATCGTAAACCACATATCACACATATCGTCAAGCTCAGCAAAGCATTTTTCTGCGTATTCTACAAACCACTCGCAAATCTCACGGTTGGTAAAGCCGCCTAAATCCTGACACCATTGAGGTAAATCCCAATGATAAAGAGTAATTGCTGTTTTTAAGCCCTTACTTTTAAGCTTTTTCAAAAGATTTTTATAAAATTCCATTCCCTTTTCGTTATAGACCTTTTTCTGAGGGAAAATTCGGGGCCAGGAGATAGAAAAACGGTAATAGTCAACTCCGAGATTGGAAATAAGCTCAACATCTTCGTCAACTCTGTGATAATGATCGCAGGCAATATCTCCGTTATCGTTATTTTTGATTTTTCCGGGGATATGGGAAAAGGTGTCCCAGATAGAAGCAGTTTTTCCGTCCTCAAAGGCAGCGCCTTCAATCTGATAGGAGGAGGTTGCAACTCCGAAAACAAATGACTTATCCATAAAAAATTCTCCTTAATAAAGTTTAGTAGAAAAATTTTGCAAAATTATAAACAGAGCTGTTCGAACTAATTATAATTATTAATTATATTATAGTAGCAAATGCAAAATATTCAAGGAAAAAAACTATCTTTTTAACAAATCAAAATTTTGTATGGGTAAATTTTTAAAAATTACCTATACAAAATTGGCACAATTGCTTTTTTAGGCGTATTTTGTTGACAAAACGAAAAGCGCAGTTGATAATATGAATATAAAATCTGTTTATTTTATTTTTATTGTGCAATCATACAAATAATTTTAAATTTTAAAAAATTAAAACATTTCAAAAAATGAAATGAGGATAAATTTATGGATATAAAAATTTATAAAAATCCCGATTCGAAATACAGAAGCTCGCCTTTTTGGTCCTGGAACGGAGAAATGGATGAGGAACGTCTGAAAAGACAGATATCTGCATTTAAGCAAGGCGGAATGGGCGGAGTTTTTATGCACAGCCGTCCCGGACTTAAGACAGAGTATTTGGGAGAAAAATGGTTTAAATGCGTTCATGCCTGCGTTGAACAATCAAAGGAAGTTGGTATGGAGGCTCATCTTTACGATGAGGATAAATATGCCTCGGGAACAGCAAGCGGAGAATTGGTGAGAAGAAATCCCGAATTTGAACTGAAACAGCTGGTAGTAAGCACAGGCATAGAAAAAGAGAGTAATTTAATAGCAGTTTTTGCTGTCGGCTTTGATGATGACGGAGCTATTACTGACTATAAAAAAATAGATAAAGACCATGAGGCTGAAAGCGGAAAGCAAAAGCTTTATTTCCAGACTATAAGACATACAAGCAATCAGGGCTGGTATAACTTTTCAAGCGCAACAGACTTATGTAATCCTGATTTGACAGATGCCTTTTTAAAATGCACCCACGATGAATATTACAAAAGGGAAAAGGCGGATTTCGGAACGACAATTCCCTCTATGTTTACAGACGAGGTTTCTGTTTCCTGGCTTGCCCACGGGGTTGATTATCCCGATATAATTGCAAAGCACCAATGGACCTTAGGAATTGAGAAGAAATTTAAGGAAAGATACGGCTATGATTTTACAGAGTATCTTCCCGAGCTGTTTTTCGGCAAGGTGGACGGCAGTGATAAAAACGTTGATTTTGACTATATCACATACATACAGGAGCTTTTTGAAGAAAACTATTCCCATAAAATAGCCGATTGGTGCGGGGACAGAAACATCGCATTGACAGGTCATCTTCATTTTGCATGCTTCCTTGATTTTGCAGAAATAGGAAATCCGATGAAGCATTTTTATTATTGGCAATGGCCCGGAATGGATATTTTAACAGATGCCGTAGCAAAGCTATCGGCTTTTAAAATGACAGCTTCCGCTGTTCATCAGTACGGCAAAGACCGCTGCGCCTGTGAAACCTACGGCTGCACAGGCTGGGATTGGCCTCTTGAAAGACATAAATTTCACGCAGGCTGGCAGTTCTGTCTTGGTGTAACCTTCAGAAATCTTCACCTTTCCCACTACACACTTGCAGGCTGGGGTAAAAAGGATTACCCTGCAAGTATATCCCCTCATTCGCCTTGGTTTAAATGCTATAGTCTTATTGAGGATCGCTGCGCCCGTATATCCTATCTTCTTTCTCAGGGAAAATACGGCGGAAAGGTTTTGGTTGTGTCGCCCATAAATACTGTTTATAAGCTGTATCACGGCTTTCATAAGGTAGGAAAGTATGACAAATGGGGCAAAACACTTTTTGCATATAACGACATCTGGGAAAAAATCACTCAGACACTCATAAATGAGCACGTGGACTTTGATTTCGGCGATGAAGAAATGACCTGTAAATTGGGAAAAGCTGAAAACAAAGAAATAATTATCGGCGATATGAGCTATGATACTGTTGTTATTCCGCCAATGCTTGAGCTTGACGAAAATATGGCAAAGCTTATTAAGGAAAGCGGAGTAAGGGTTTTTGATTTTAATAACGAGCAGGGCACAGAGGATGAAAAAATAGAAAAAATGCTATCCTTTGTTCCTAAAAATGCAAGCATAACAGAAAATTCACAAGAAGACGGTAGAACCTGGTCTATTGTTCGTGATGTGGATAAAGGACAGCTGCTTTTTATACAGTCTATGGAAAAGCGTGAAAAGACAGTAAAAATAAAAATGAAGGATTTGGGAGATGTAGTTTCCTTTGATGTGCAGACAGGAAAAATATATCCTGTTGAAGCAACAAGAAAAGACGGCTATGTTTTCTTTGAAGCAAAGCTTACAGAAACAGACAATAAGCTTTTTGGCTGCGGAATAAATTGTGAATGTGATGAATTGCCCGAAAAGGCGGAAAATGTTATTAAGGTTGAAAAGCAAATGTTTGAATACCGTTTGTCCGAGCCTAACGCTATGCCCCTTGACTATTGCAGATTCTCAATAGACGGCGGCAAAATGTCCGAAAGTGTCAGCGTATCTGAAATGGAGGATATAATTTTAAGACATTACGGACTTCCCTCTAAAGTGTTCTATGAATCCTGTCAGCCTTGGTATGCTCATAAGGAAATGTATAAAAAATACGGAAAAATAAAGGCAGAATTTGAATTTATCTTAGAGACGGCTGCAAAGGGAATAAGCTTGGCTATGGAAAATACAGGCACTATAAAAGCCTTTGTAAACGGAAATGAAATAGGAGAAGCGACAGGCTGTTTCATAGACGAGGATATAAAAACCTATGACATTTCAAGCCTTGCTGTTTTTGGCAAAAATACAGTTACACTTGAGGTTGATTACGATACCGATACAGAGCTTGAAAATATGTATATAATCGGAGATTTTTCTGTTGAAAAGGCAGAGAAAAACAAGCCTCTTTGTCCGTCTAATTTGGTTATCAGAGAAAAGCGTGAAAAGATATCGGGCGGCAAATTAAGTGAAAACGGATTGCCCTTCTACACAGGAAGCGTATATTACAAGCTTTTCGCAGAGTGTGAGCAGACAAGCAGGTTGGTTCTTGACAAAATAAACTGTATTGCCTGCGGAGTTTTAATTGACGGCAACAGTCAATACAAAGCCTTCGGTCCCTTTGAATTTGATATTACCAAGGGGAAAACAGCTTTTGAAATAGAGCTTATATGCGGAAGAAAGAATATAATGGGTCCTGTTCACGTAACAAGAGAGGGGATTGTTGAGCCTGATGACTTCAGATTTGACAGTCCGTACTGGAAATATGAGTACCAAACTGATGATTTTTATTTGCTTTAAAAATGCATTTTTGATATAAGTTGCTTTTTGAATGGGTAAATTTCTAATTTTTATCTATACAAAAATGTGAACTTTGGCAACTGAAAGAGAAAATGAGCGCATTTTATTGAATTTTAGTCATTTTAATATTAAAATATAAAAAGAGAACAAGGTATCTATTGATTTTACCTAAAAAGTTTTTAAAAAAGCAAAGGAGTGGCATTGTGAAAATTAAGAGAATAGTAATTTTCATATCTATAATAGTTATGCTGTTTGGCATGGTTGCTTGTACAGTAAAGGATAACGGGGAGTCAAGCTCACAAAGCTCGTCAAGTAACAGTCAGTCCTCGTCCTCAAGCGACTCGTCCTCAAGCAGCTCTTCAAGCTTAGAGTCCTCTGAAGATGAAAGCAGTTCATCGTCTATTGTTGATGATTCTTCATCTTCTCAGATAGGCTCATCCTCATCATCTTCCTCAACAGGATATGTTGAAAAGGAACCTATCAAGTATACATATCTCGGACAGAAGTTTACCGATGAAACAATCAAAATTACTTGGATTAACGTATGGAATGCTTCTTCTGAATCCTGGGTAATTCCTCAGAATTCCAACGGCTTCAGAATTCTTATTGACGGCGTTTGGAGAGGTATTGACTGGGATATTCAAAATATAATGAATAAAACTCTTAAGGAAATAAAGAATGCGGGAATTGACGTTATTGTATTTGACCTTACAAACGGCTTCCAATCCTGGCATATGAACCGTTCCGTTAAGATTGCCGAGAAGTGCAGAGAGCTTGGACTTAAGTTTTGCTTTGCGGCTGGTAATACCACAACCGATGGAATAAATACAAGAGCGAAAATGACCTGGGATGATTTTGCAGGCGTAGGCGCTCCCTTTGAGGATGTATATTTCCACAAGGACGGCAAGCCCGTATTTGTTGACTACGTTATAGAAAGTCAGTTTAAGGAAATTTCCTCAAGCAATCTTGAATATATCCAGAAATTTACTCACGTTTGGGCATCAGGCGGCGAGGCTTATATAGACAAATGGGGTTGGCAGTTGGTTCCCTCTATCGGAAGCATTCCCTCTAAGGATTCAATGTATGTTACTCCTTCAACCTATTGGGGCTCTGATACATATGAGTGGAGTCATAGTATGGCATTCCTTGATTATAATCTTCTCCTTGCTTCAAAAAATCAGCCTAAGCATATGATAATCGGTGCTTATGACGATGCTTTCGAGAGAAACTCCTGGATGATTGCCGATACAACAGGTGCTATTCCCGAGCGTCAGCAGAATGACAGATACGGAAACCTATCAGTTGACGGACTGTATATAAGAGTATGCGAATGGCTCAGTGAAAAAGGTCCCAGCGTTGTTTCGGGCGGTATTCTTCCCGACGGCGCATACTTAATGAGAAACAAAAACAGCGGCTTGATTCTCGGAACAAACAATCTTCAGTTTGTTGATGAGCTTGAAATGCAGCAGATTAATGAAGCAGATAATTTAGGCGATTACATATGGCTTTATCATTTGGGAAATCAGAAATACAGAGTAGTAAGAATGACAACAGGTAAATCCCTTGCAGTTGTTAAGGGAGATATGGAAATCGGCGGTCCTGTTATTCAGAAATTTGACGAAAATGTTAAGGAACAGATTTGGACTATTTCCAAAAATGCAGACGGAAGCTACAGCTTTAAAAACGAAGCTTGCGGATATATGATTGATGTAAAGAAAGCATCAAAAACAAACGGCGCATTTATAGTTTTGGAAGAAAAGAGCGACTCTGACAGTCAGAAATGGCTTATGGAGCCTATTCTCGTTATGGAATGAGGAAGAAAAAATGGGATTATTTGATAATTCGCATAAAGCTACCTGGATAAATATATGGGTTGCTTCATCTGAAAAGCATTGGTTTAATCCTGATAATCACAACGGAACAAGGGTTGAAATAAACGGAGTTAAAAAGGCTATAAACTGGGATGAAGCCGAGCAGGTGGATATTCATCTTAAAAGTATAAAAGAAGCAGGCGTAGATACTGTTTTATTTGACCTTACAAACGGTTTTCACGATTTTATTATGGAAAGGTCAAAGCGTGTAGGCAGAGTTTGCAGAGAGTTAGGACTTAAGTTTGCCTTTGCCGCAGGAAATACAGATGATGACGGCTTTGAACAAAGAGCAGAGCTTACATATAAAGATTTTTGCGGTGAAGATGCAGAGTTTAATGACTGCTATCTTAAAAAGGACGGTAAACCTCTTTTAGTTCTTTATGTTGTAAGAGAGCAGTATGAACGCCTTTCAAAAAGTCAGGCAACCTATCTTTCAAGGTTCAATCGTGTATGGGCTTCGGGAGAGGACCCTGATATCAATAAATGGGGCTGGCAGTTAAGTCCCGATGTGGCGACAGTTGCATCTGATGATGCTATGTATGTAACCTCATCTTTACGTTGGGACTACAGATTTCCTGAAAGATGGCATAAGTCGGCAGAATTTTTAGATTATAACTTATTAAAAGCATATGTAAATTCTCCTAAATTCCTTATAGTCGGCTCTTATGATGATGTATTCGAAAGAAATTCGTGGATGCTGGTAGATACAACTGACGCAGGCGAGCATCTTAAGCAAAAGGATATCTTCGGAAACGTTTCGGAAAGCTCTTATTATGAGAGAGTATGCGACTGGCTTAAGGGAAAGCCGAAATCAATTGAAGGCGGCTTGCTTGCAGACGGTGCATACAAAATGTTAAGCTCTGATGGTAAAGTAATCGGAACAACCGGTATACAGGATTTAGAGGGCGGACAGGTTGAGTGTGTAGCTGATGACCAAAGCCTTAACAGTCTTATATGGCTGTATCATCTTGGAGATAATTATTACCGTATTTCGAGACTTTCTGCAGGAAAATCTCTTAAAGATAACGGGCAAGCTCTTATACAAGGCTGTGATGAAAACTGTGATACTCAAAAATGGCAGCTTAGTATAAATCAAAATGGACAAGTGAGCTTTAAAAATTTGAAAACAGGAAGATATATCGGAGAAAACGGACTTTGTGAAAATCAAAGTGAAAAAGCTTTCTGGAGCTTGAAGCCCGATTTAACGATGGATTTAATTAAAGATTAAAATATATTTTAGATGGAGGTATATGGTAAATGAAACGTACATTATCTGTAATTTTAGCATTAGTAATACTTGTTTCAACACTTTTGACAACCGCAGTAATTTTGCCTGTATTTGCGGCAGATGTTCAGATTGCAGTGCTTAATGACGGAACAGCAGCGACAACCTCGGCAGTGGGCGGAAATATCGCAGATTGGCTTCACGCTGCAGCGACATCTCATTCAGCAACAGGCGGACACAATAACGGTGCCGCAATCAAATGCGATGCCAGCGGCTATACAAAAATAAGTGTCTATAACACTTCAAACCTTTCAAATTGGGAAGGAGCAAGCTATTTACAGATTTATGTAAATGCGCAGGGCTCATCAACAACAAAGCTTGAAATTATGTTAAAGGACTATGAGCCTGCTTATGACGGTCTTCAAAGCTATGGTTTAAGTCCTACGGGAATAGTTTATTACTCAACAGACGGCTCTGACTTTTCAAAAACCCTTAGTGTAGAGTCCAAAGAAGTAGTTACATCAGGTACAAGCGCAGGCAATTACGGTAACATACTGATTCCTGCAAACTTCAAGGGATATATAAGAATACCGTTAAATTCCACTAACATTATTTGTAATCACGTGTGGGGAGATAACTTTAACGGCGGCGCAGCTTATTCTACTTCTTTTAGAGTAAATAATGTTAAATTCTTATTTGAGTATACAGGACAGACAACCCTTTATGTTGACGATATCGCTCTTGTAGGCGCAAGTCTTTCAACATCTGCTTCCAAGGTTTCCGAAAGCGAGTATTTTGCCGCATTCAACCAAGGGGACAAGGTTTATGTTCTTAATGACGGAACTGAGGCAACAACTTCTTCGGTAAGCGGCAATATTTCACAGTGGCTTTACAATGCATCGGCTGAACATTCAACGTTAGGCGGACATCATAACGATTCGGCTGTAAAGTATTCAGCGAGCGAATACGCAAGATTCAGAGTTTACAACACTTCAAGCCTTTCTGATTGGAGAGGTGCAGAGTATTTACAGCTTTATGTTAATGCAACAGGCTCAACGGCTACATATGCGCAGATATACCTTAAGAGCGATGCAAATGCATATGACGGCTTCCAAAGCTATAACTTTAAAACTACTGCAACAGCATATCTTTCGACAGACGGTTCAGACTGGTCCACAAGGGCTTCCTTTGTAGCTCAAGATATGAATACAGCAGGAAGCTATGCAGGTACATACGGTCATCTTGTTATCCCTGCAAACTTTAAGGGTTATATCAGAATTCCTCTTGATGCAAATACATTAGATTGTGCTGATGTATGGGACTGGAACGGCAAAGCAGACTATTCAACAGCTTTTGCAGTAAATAATCTTGACTTCCAATTCCGTTTCCTTGGACAGACAACAATGTATGTTGACGATATTGCTCTTGTAGGCGCAAATCTTTCAACATCTGCGCAGAGTGTTCCCGAAAGTGAGTATTTTGCTGAAACTAAGGTTTATATTCTCAATGACGGAACTGAGGCAACAGCCTCAGCTGTAGGCGGAAACATTTCAGATTGGCTTCACGCTGCAGCCGCAGCACATTCTGCAAACGGCGGACATAATGACGGGGCTGCAATCAAATATGACGCAAGCGGCTATTCAAGACTCAGTGCTTATAACAGTGAAAATCTTTCTGACTGGAGCGGCGCAGAATATTTACAG
The sequence above is a segment of the Oscillospiraceae bacterium genome. Coding sequences within it:
- a CDS encoding beta-glucosidase, with protein sequence MDKSFVFGVATSSYQIEGAAFEDGKTASIWDTFSHIPGKIKNNDNGDIACDHYHRVDEDVELISNLGVDYYRFSISWPRIFPQKKVYNEKGMEFYKNLLKKLKSKGLKTAITLYHWDLPQWCQDLGGFTNREICEWFVEYAEKCFAELDDMCDMWFTINEPMCVAEIGYGSGVFAPGIKNTESFLRAWHHVALCHGLSIKKYHELGFSKPIGLVLNTQNLMPYNDSPEDKRASDFAHKAFNGWYLYPLFKGCYPEEGKKLYAHIPNVFDYIKDGDFDIIGEKMDFVALNYYQEQFLRYRSEKDGIVDYETVMDTPHKKTMLNWNVTPDGIIHLAQLLREFTDLPLLLAENGSAWRDTVSEDGSIHDYDRVEYLKLHLEAVEKANALGLNIFGYFYWTLLDNFEWAEGYEPKFGLVRVDPETLERTPKDSYYFYKNYIAQEKNK